In Odocoileus virginianus isolate 20LAN1187 ecotype Illinois chromosome 23, Ovbor_1.2, whole genome shotgun sequence, one DNA window encodes the following:
- the KCNA6 gene encoding potassium voltage-gated channel subfamily A member 6, with the protein MRSEKSLTLAAPGEVRGPEGEQQDAGDFPEAGGGGGGCCSSERLVINISGLRFETQLRTLSLFPDTLLGDPGRRVRFFDPLRNEYFFDRNRPSFDAILYYYQSGGRLRRPVNVPLDIFLEEIRFYQLGDEALAAFREDEGCLPEGGVDEKPLPSQPFQRQVWLLFEYPESSGPARGIAIVSVLVILISIVIFCLETLPQFRADGRGGSNGGGVSPVSRGSQEEEEDEGDSYTFHPGIAPGGMVAGGSSSLSTLGGSFFTDPFFLVETLCIVWFTFELLVRFSACPSKPAFFRNIMNIIDLVAIFPYFITLGTELVQQQEQQSASGGGGQNGQQAMSLAILRVIRLVRVFRIFKLSRHSKGLQILGKTLQASMRELGLLIFFLFIGVILFSSAVYFAEADDDDSLFPSIPDAFWWAVVTMTTVGYGDMYPMTVGGKIVGSLCAIAGVLTIALPVPVIVSNFNYFYHRETEQEEQGQYTHVTCGQPAPDLKAADSGLGKPEFSEATRERRPSYLPTPHRGYAEKRMLTEV; encoded by the coding sequence ATGCGATCGGAGAAATCCCTGACGCTGGCGGCGCCGGGGGAGGTCCGCGGGCCGGAGGGCGAGCAACAGGATGCGGGAGACTTCCCGGAGGCCGGTGGCGGTGGCGGCGGCTGCTGTAGTAGCGAGCGGCTGGTCATCAACATCTCGGGGCTGCGCTTCGAGACGCAGCTGCGCACCCTGTCGCTGTTCCCGGACACGCTCCTGGGGGACCCCGGCCGCCGCGTCCGCTTCTTCGACCCGCTGAGGAACGAGTACTTCTTCGACCGCAACCGGCCCAGCTTCGACGCCATCCTCTACTACTACCAGTCTGGGGGCCGGCTGCGCCGGCCGGTCAACGTGCCGCTGGACATCTTCCTGGAGGAGATCCGCTTCTACCAGCTGGGGGACGAGGCCCTGGCCGCCTTCCGCGAGGACGAGGGCTGCCTGCCCGAGGGTGGAGTGGACGAGAAGCCGCTGCCCTCGCAGCCCTTCCAGCGCCAGGTGTGGCTGCTCTTCGAGTACCCGGAGAGCTCGGGGCCCGCCCGGGGCATCGCCATCGTCTCAGTCCTGGTCATTCTCATCTCCATCGTCATCTTCTGCCTGGAAACGCTGCCCCAGTTCCGTGCAGACGGTCGAGGCGGAAGCAACGGTGGCGGTGTCTCCCCAGTGTCCAGGGGCagtcaggaggaagaggaggatgaagGTGACTCCTATACCTTCCATCCTGGCATCGCCCCCGGGGGAATGGTGGCAGGGGGCTCATCCTCACTAAGTACTCTTGGGGGCTCCTTCTTCACGGACCCCTTCTTTCTGGTGGAGACGCTGTGCATCGTCTGGTTCACCTTTGAGCTACTGGTACGTTTCTCTGCCTGCCCCAGCAAGCCAGCCTTCTTCCGGAACATCATGAACATCATCGACCTGGTGGCCATCTTCCCCTACTTCATCACCCTGGGCACGGAGCTGgtgcagcagcaggagcagcagtcGGCCAGTGGCGGGGGCGGCCAGAACGGGCAGCAGGCCATGTCCCTGGCCATCCTCAGAGTGATCCGCCTGGTCCGCGTGTTCCGCATCTTCAAGCTGTCCCGCCACTCCAAGGGGCTGCAGATACTGGGCAAGACGCTGCAGGCCTCCATGCGGGAGCTGGGCCTgctcatcttcttcctcttcatcgGGGTCATCCTCTTCTCCAGTGCTGTCTACTTTGCGGAGGCCGATGACGATGATTCGCTCTTCCCCAGTATCCCGGATGCCTTCTGGTGGGCGGTGGTCACCATGACCACCGTAGGTTATGGGGACATGTACCCCATGACAGTGGGGGGCAAGATTGTGGGCTCGCTGTGTGCCATCGCCGGGGTTCTCACCATCGCCCTACCCGTGCCTGTCATTGTCTCCAACTTCAACTACTTCTACCACCGAGAGACGGAGCAGGAGGAGCAAGGCCAGTATACCCACGTCACTTGTGGGCAGCCTGCCCCGGACCTGAAGGCAGCCGACAGTGGACTTGGCAAACCTGAATTCTCGGAGGCCACTCGGGAGCGGAGACCCAGCTACCTTCCCACTCCACATCGAGGGTATGCAGAGAAAAGGATGCTCACTGAGGTTTGA